In Lycium ferocissimum isolate CSIRO_LF1 chromosome 11, AGI_CSIRO_Lferr_CH_V1, whole genome shotgun sequence, a single genomic region encodes these proteins:
- the LOC132037255 gene encoding protein LEAD-SENSITIVE 1-like, translated as MKKFLFNEIKREDLKIGDHIYTWRHGYLYAHHGIYARDGIVIHFTPAAGRELGTGTFIDRVIFSSSPSRRSESECPRCGDHPRNDGVISSCLECFLSGGKLYRFRYGASPGLFVAQVRGTCTFARSDPCKDVLLRAETLLNNGFGNYNLFKNNCEDFAIYCKTGYLYFRTGGIGRSGQAASFAAAASALASAPVRLMPTTGLAAVGWGIYCANRFFSDIGVRRDVMKIPADRLVSRNRLISV; from the exons ATGAAAAAGTTTCTGTTTAATGAGATCAAGAGGGAGGACCTCAAGATCGGAGATCACATTTACACGTGGCGACACGGCTATCTTTACGCCCACCATG GAATATATGCTCGTGATGGGATAGTGATCCATTTCACCCCTGCAGCTGGTCGGGAGTTAGGAACAGGAACATTCATCGATCGTGTCATCTTCAGCTCATCTCCCTCTCGTCGCTCTGAATCCGAATGTCCAAGATGTGGTGATCATCCAAGGAACGATGGGGTCATCTCTTCATGCCTGGAATGCTTCCTCTCTGGTGGTAAACTATACCGTTTTCGTTATGGTGCCTCACCAGGACTCTTTGTTGCCCAAGTTCGAGGAACGTGCACTTTTGCCCGTTCTGATCCCTGCAAGGATGTCCTCCTCCGTGCTGAAACTCTTCTCAATAACGGTTTTGGAAACTATAACCTTTTCAAGAACAACTGTGAGGATTTCGCGATCTACTGCAAGACTGGTTATCTGTACTTCAGGACAGGTGGCATAGGGCGCAGTGGTCAGGCAGCGTCATTCGCTGCAGCAGCTAGTGCACTAGCTTCAGCACCGGTGCGCCTCATGCCTACTACCGGTCTTGCAGCTGTTGGCTGGGGAATTTACTGTGCCAACAGGTTTTTTTCTGATATCGGAGTTCGCAGGGACGTGATGAAAATACCTGCAGATAGGCTTGTTTCGCGCAATCGACTTATAAGTGTCTGA